From the Deinococcus radiophilus genome, one window contains:
- a CDS encoding IS4 family transposase, giving the protein MKPNQAALTNVDTFVTYLKERLPHHRMDRLRCVAEVLFGILQAESTLHRKIALHIDRAATTPSITRMVARVLHGAGLTQQDIQDVLLPLLPEGKLTLIMDRTNWKLGQSHLNLLVIGVVLGNVTLPLAWKELKHGGNSESRARMMLVGQLLKHLPARRWKVLIADREFLGQKWFTFLRRSGIKRCIRIRANTVVDGEYARDCFASLEPGQIRALFDKVWVQGGWMRVVATLSPEGERVIIASDLSVWDTLTIYRQRWAIETTFSAMKSRGLNLEQTHMTNPERVGNLFGLLTLALTWMLRVGEWRAAARPIRVKKHGRPAVSRARYGYEELSRALRWGGEKFRLFLDLLRTPFPAPGGAERQPVRY; this is encoded by the coding sequence GTGAAACCGAACCAAGCCGCCCTGACGAATGTTGACACATTCGTGACCTACCTGAAAGAGCGTCTCCCACACCACCGCATGGACCGTCTGCGCTGCGTTGCAGAAGTCCTGTTCGGCATTTTACAGGCAGAGTCCACCCTCCACCGCAAGATCGCGCTCCATATTGACCGTGCTGCGACGACACCGTCCATCACGCGTATGGTGGCTCGTGTGCTGCATGGTGCTGGTCTGACCCAGCAGGACATCCAAGATGTCCTGCTTCCACTGCTGCCTGAGGGAAAACTGACCCTGATCATGGACCGCACCAACTGGAAGCTCGGCCAGTCTCACCTCAACCTGCTGGTCATCGGCGTGGTGCTGGGCAACGTTACTCTTCCACTTGCTTGGAAAGAACTGAAGCACGGCGGGAACAGTGAATCCAGGGCACGTATGATGCTGGTCGGTCAGCTGCTGAAACACCTACCCGCACGCAGGTGGAAGGTCCTGATCGCGGATAGGGAGTTTCTCGGTCAGAAGTGGTTCACGTTTTTGCGGCGCAGCGGGATCAAAAGATGCATTCGTATTCGGGCCAATACCGTGGTAGACGGTGAATATGCTCGTGACTGTTTCGCGTCACTGGAGCCGGGTCAAATACGTGCCCTGTTTGACAAGGTCTGGGTTCAGGGCGGCTGGATGCGAGTAGTCGCGACGCTCTCCCCAGAGGGAGAGCGGGTCATCATCGCTTCAGACTTATCCGTCTGGGACACGCTCACCATCTATAGGCAGCGCTGGGCCATAGAGACCACCTTCTCAGCCATGAAATCCAGAGGGTTGAATCTGGAGCAAACCCACATGACCAACCCGGAGCGTGTAGGAAACCTGTTTGGTCTGCTGACCCTGGCCTTGACCTGGATGCTGCGTGTGGGGGAATGGCGAGCGGCAGCAAGGCCCATACGTGTCAAAAAACATGGTCGCCCTGCGGTCAGCAGGGCGAGGTATGGGTATGAGGAGCTGAGCCGTGCGCTGCGGTGGGGCGGGGAGAAATTCAGGCTCTTCCTGGACCTCTTGAGGACTCCATTTCCCGCGCCAGGAGGGGCCGAAAGGCAACCTGTCAGGTACTGA
- a CDS encoding cysteine desulfurase family protein yields the protein MIYLDYAATHPMTEAALAAYAEAAALPGNPSSVHAAGQQARERLEEGRARMAQAFGVDPRRLTLNSGGTEGDNAVLFGAAQAYEQAKGRPGHLITSQTEHSAVLAPARLLAERGWDVTWLAPDRYGRLSPDGLLEALRPDTALVSLHHAGNEIGTIQPTAQLAAVAAEAGVPYHTDAVQAPGVLPIDLEAWGVTYATFSAHKWGGPRGVGVLYQARGADLPAQQVGGGQESGLRAGTQNTAGVYAAGVALTAAEAARETTFAHLRALQTQFVGLVGDLPGLSFNHPPDGSPKVVNLTLDGADGEALLMNLDMLGICASAGSACAAGTMQPSHVLTALGLSEVDARASLRFSFGAATTAAEVEQAAAALRQAAEWSRLT from the coding sequence ATGATCTACCTGGACTACGCGGCCACCCATCCCATGACCGAGGCTGCACTGGCCGCCTATGCCGAGGCGGCGGCGCTGCCGGGCAACCCGTCCAGCGTGCATGCGGCGGGGCAGCAGGCACGCGAACGACTGGAAGAGGGCCGCGCCCGTATGGCTCAGGCGTTTGGCGTGGACCCCCGGCGGCTGACCCTCAACAGTGGTGGCACCGAAGGGGACAACGCTGTGCTGTTCGGCGCGGCGCAGGCGTATGAGCAGGCCAAGGGCCGCCCCGGCCACCTGATTACCAGTCAGACCGAGCATTCGGCGGTGCTGGCCCCGGCCCGTCTACTGGCCGAGCGTGGCTGGGATGTGACCTGGCTGGCTCCAGACCGTTACGGGCGGCTGAGTCCAGATGGGCTGCTTGAGGCCCTGCGGCCAGACACGGCGCTGGTCAGCCTGCACCATGCGGGCAACGAGATCGGGACCATTCAGCCCACCGCTCAGCTGGCTGCTGTGGCTGCCGAAGCTGGTGTGCCTTATCACACCGATGCGGTCCAGGCACCTGGCGTGTTGCCCATAGACCTGGAGGCATGGGGCGTGACCTACGCGACTTTCAGCGCCCACAAGTGGGGCGGGCCGCGTGGGGTGGGGGTGCTGTATCAGGCGCGGGGCGCAGACCTGCCTGCGCAGCAGGTGGGCGGCGGGCAGGAGAGTGGTCTGCGCGCCGGAACCCAGAACACCGCCGGAGTGTACGCAGCGGGGGTGGCCCTTACCGCAGCGGAGGCCGCCAGGGAAACGACCTTTGCCCATCTGCGGGCTTTGCAGACTCAATTTGTTGGCCTGGTCGGCGACCTGCCGGGCCTTAGCTTCAACCATCCGCCAGACGGCAGCCCCAAGGTCGTCAACCTGACCCTAGACGGAGCTGACGGTGAAGCCCTGCTGATGAATCTGGACATGCTGGGGATATGTGCGAGTGCCGGGAGTGCCTGTGCCGCTGGGACCATGCAGCCCAGCCATGTGCTGACGGCCCTGGGCCTGAGCGAGGTGGACGCCCGCGCCAGCCTGCGCTTCAGCTTTGGCGCAGCCACCACTGCCGCCGAAGTAGAGCAGGCGGCAGCGGCCCTGCGTCAGGCTGCCGAGTGGTCCCGGCTGACCTGA
- a CDS encoding DUF4384 domain-containing protein, with protein sequence MNKKILKAALLPLTLLAGSAGAQTLSAQSIIVNPTQPDLAVDVTVDKDRTGNAVPTYRIDDSITLNVKTNRDAYVYLFNVDASGEVNQILPNRVNSGSNFLRANQTWTFPPAGAGYTFDIEGPTGLNKVLALASLTELSLNDIAQFENAQSQFATVSVRGQDNLAQALSIVVNPLPQNSWVTDTAFFDVAERTPVRTGSLFVGTNVNNASVVLNGRTLGAANQTFSGIAPGTYPIKVRAGSQEFRSTVRIQQNMTTNLDVNFRTQATSPAPVTPAPVASTYNVTVRSNLNGGRVFMNGNEVGTIRNGQLTTSVQRGQYQIVIVAPNQAAEIATITVNRDGGVNLSQAPRTTTINLLDLLFR encoded by the coding sequence ATGAACAAAAAGATTCTGAAAGCGGCCCTCCTGCCCCTGACCCTGCTGGCCGGTAGCGCCGGTGCCCAAACCCTGAGCGCCCAGAGCATCATCGTGAACCCCACCCAGCCTGACCTGGCCGTGGACGTGACGGTGGACAAGGACCGCACCGGCAACGCCGTGCCGACCTACCGCATTGACGACAGCATCACCCTGAACGTCAAGACCAACCGTGACGCTTACGTATACCTGTTCAACGTGGACGCCAGCGGTGAAGTGAACCAGATTCTGCCCAACCGCGTGAACAGCGGCTCCAACTTCCTGCGCGCCAACCAGACCTGGACCTTCCCCCCGGCCGGCGCTGGCTACACCTTCGACATTGAAGGTCCTACCGGCCTGAACAAAGTGCTGGCCCTGGCCTCGCTGACCGAGCTGAGCCTGAACGACATCGCTCAGTTTGAAAACGCCCAGAGCCAGTTCGCCACCGTGAGCGTGCGCGGTCAGGACAACCTGGCCCAGGCCCTGAGCATCGTGGTCAACCCCTTGCCCCAGAACAGCTGGGTGACCGACACCGCCTTCTTTGACGTGGCCGAGCGTACCCCCGTCCGTACCGGCAGCCTGTTCGTGGGCACCAACGTGAACAATGCCTCGGTCGTCCTGAATGGCCGCACCCTGGGCGCTGCCAATCAGACCTTCAGTGGCATTGCTCCCGGCACCTACCCCATCAAAGTGCGCGCTGGTAGCCAGGAATTCCGCAGCACCGTGCGTATTCAGCAGAACATGACCACCAATCTGGACGTGAACTTCCGTACGCAGGCCACCTCCCCCGCTCCCGTAACCCCGGCTCCCGTGGCCAGCACCTACAACGTGACCGTGCGCTCCAACCTGAACGGTGGCCGCGTGTTCATGAACGGCAACGAAGTGGGCACCATTCGTAACGGCCAGCTGACCACCAGCGTGCAGCGCGGCCAGTACCAGATCGTGATCGTGGCCCCCAACCAGGCTGCCGAGATCGCCACCATTACCGTCAACCGTGACGGCGGCGTGAACCTGAGCCAGGCTCCCCGCACCACCACCATCAACCTGCTGGACCTGCTGTTCCGCTAA
- a CDS encoding N-acetylmuramoyl-L-alanine amidase, producing MKRILGNKPWQAAALLTALSLAGLGGWYGVASAQVSYSSLTLQGTPVQSVNLYGTEYVDVESLRSIARVVQEGPYLRIEGYGHSIVMPIDEDAYRATTSYNTVQLDTVREQGRTATYVDGSVHVPLEVVARTFGATYRSGTFTLPDLQLTNVSSSVGAQADRLVLDLTQDTDVFTELRGNDVHVVMRGAGGEQRRYTTSGQFISNARVIADGEDLRLRFSLPKDSGYRMYKVIRPGSVRVVVDAGPSIERTTPALLDRISRPLIVIEPVLSGGNSPDFSLGVANSTAKLLQQAGWEVEVTRKNATDASLDQKVELARRSDVYLMLDVGRLPVEGVVDPGVKVYQQLSENSSEYVANIRAGENPAYAGNAVGGLGGTRTLSAALLNELKAEGVTAEQRSISKVLTLGEAPQAGVLIQLGSLDSADDVAAMGDQAFRQNIAVSVARSVASYLSTKVDNAAALPGDEAAAAEGAEEGGAQE from the coding sequence ATGAAGCGAATCTTGGGGAACAAGCCCTGGCAGGCGGCGGCACTGCTGACCGCCCTGAGTCTGGCTGGGCTGGGCGGTTGGTATGGCGTGGCATCGGCGCAGGTGTCTTACAGCAGCCTGACCTTGCAGGGCACCCCGGTGCAGAGCGTGAACCTTTACGGGACCGAATATGTGGATGTCGAAAGCCTGCGTTCTATTGCGCGTGTGGTCCAAGAAGGCCCTTACCTGCGGATTGAGGGCTACGGCCACTCCATCGTCATGCCGATTGACGAGGACGCCTACCGCGCCACCACCAGCTACAACACGGTTCAGCTGGATACGGTCCGTGAGCAGGGCCGCACCGCCACCTATGTGGACGGCAGCGTGCATGTGCCGCTGGAAGTGGTGGCCCGGACCTTTGGGGCCACTTACCGCTCCGGGACCTTCACTCTGCCGGACCTGCAACTGACCAATGTGAGCAGCTCAGTGGGTGCTCAGGCCGACCGCCTGGTGCTGGACCTCACGCAGGACACCGACGTTTTTACCGAACTGCGCGGCAACGATGTGCATGTGGTGATGCGCGGCGCAGGCGGTGAACAGCGGCGCTACACCACATCGGGGCAGTTCATTTCCAACGCCCGTGTGATTGCGGACGGCGAGGACCTGCGCCTGCGCTTCAGCTTGCCCAAAGACAGCGGGTACCGGATGTACAAAGTGATCCGCCCCGGCAGTGTCCGGGTGGTGGTGGACGCTGGCCCCAGTATTGAGCGGACCACGCCTGCGCTGCTGGACCGGATTTCTCGGCCCCTGATTGTTATTGAACCGGTGCTCTCAGGGGGCAACAGCCCCGATTTCAGCCTGGGGGTGGCGAACAGTACCGCTAAGTTGTTGCAACAGGCAGGTTGGGAAGTCGAAGTCACCCGTAAGAACGCCACCGACGCCTCGCTGGACCAGAAAGTAGAACTCGCGCGCCGCAGTGACGTGTACCTGATGCTGGATGTGGGCCGCCTGCCAGTTGAAGGCGTGGTGGACCCAGGGGTGAAGGTATACCAGCAGCTTTCCGAGAACTCCTCGGAATATGTAGCGAACATCCGCGCAGGCGAGAATCCAGCCTACGCTGGCAACGCGGTGGGGGGCCTGGGCGGCACCCGTACCCTGAGTGCTGCGCTGCTTAATGAGCTGAAGGCCGAGGGCGTGACTGCCGAGCAACGGTCTATTTCTAAGGTGCTGACCCTGGGCGAAGCCCCGCAAGCTGGCGTGCTGATCCAACTGGGCAGCCTGGACAGTGCTGATGATGTTGCGGCCATGGGAGATCAGGCCTTCCGCCAGAATATTGCTGTCAGCGTGGCCCGCTCGGTGGCCAGTTATCTGTCCACCAAGGTGGACAATGCGGCGGCCTTGCCTGGGGATGAAGCGGCTGCTGCCGAGGGCGCTGAAGAAGGCGGGGCGCAGGAATGA
- a CDS encoding DUF423 domain-containing protein has translation MTPLGSPVPQVQTSVSSFLPRRRALAAGAWWAALAVALGAFGAHGLASEVAAGHMSAADLATFETAVRYQAYAALALMAAGAAGFGGWPVRLIALGSLIFSGSLYLLVGLRMMGLDLGWLGAVTPIGGVLMIAGLIWLGLIAWRH, from the coding sequence ATGACTCCACTCGGTTCACCCGTGCCGCAGGTTCAAACTTCGGTTTCGTCCTTTTTGCCGCGCCGCCGCGCCCTGGCTGCCGGAGCCTGGTGGGCGGCGCTGGCCGTTGCGCTCGGTGCGTTCGGGGCACACGGCCTGGCCTCTGAAGTTGCTGCCGGGCATATGAGCGCCGCTGACCTGGCCACTTTCGAGACGGCGGTACGCTATCAGGCTTACGCTGCGCTGGCACTGATGGCCGCCGGGGCGGCTGGCTTCGGCGGCTGGCCGGTTCGCCTGATTGCGCTGGGCAGCCTGATCTTTAGCGGCAGTCTGTATCTGCTGGTGGGTCTGCGAATGATGGGGCTGGACCTGGGCTGGCTCGGCGCAGTCACACCCATTGGCGGCGTGCTGATGATTGCTGGTCTGATCTGGCTGGGTCTGATCGCCTGGCGGCACTAG
- a CDS encoding 3D domain-containing protein, translated as MPQYNTFAALALAALGSTALALPPLPASEVADRAVQSALSSAPIRTEAARGLPYVGLSPTVMGQQSSELIGARAPAGRTAVLKSTAYNSLAAQTDSSPHITATGTRTRPGVVALSRDMLRLFPYGTRLRIQDLSGNHPYVNGRIFVVEDTMHARKTNQVDVWMPSRSQAMNWGVRRVRVTVVN; from the coding sequence ATGCCCCAATACAATACGTTCGCTGCGTTGGCCCTGGCCGCGCTCGGTTCGACTGCCCTGGCTTTGCCCCCGCTGCCCGCCTCCGAGGTGGCTGACCGCGCTGTTCAGTCTGCCCTGAGCAGCGCGCCGATCCGTACCGAAGCCGCCCGTGGCCTGCCTTACGTGGGCCTGTCCCCCACCGTTATGGGCCAGCAGTCCTCGGAACTGATCGGAGCCCGTGCTCCCGCTGGGCGCACTGCCGTTCTGAAGTCCACTGCCTACAACAGCCTGGCAGCCCAGACCGACTCCAGCCCACACATCACAGCCACCGGGACCCGCACCCGCCCCGGCGTGGTTGCCTTAAGCCGCGACATGCTTCGCCTGTTCCCCTACGGCACCCGCCTACGGATTCAGGACCTGAGCGGCAACCATCCGTATGTGAATGGCCGAATCTTCGTTGTCGAAGACACCATGCACGCCCGCAAGACCAATCAGGTCGACGTCTGGATGCCTAGCCGCTCCCAGGCCATGAACTGGGGCGTGCGCCGAGTCCGCGTCACGGTCGTCAACTGA
- the smpB gene encoding SsrA-binding protein SmpB, translated as MPRVYVNRRAGYEYELLDRYEAGVSLTGSEVKSIRVGGVDFRDAFARLSGTGIDLEGLYIPTYKEATYNNHEPRRPRRLLLHRMEIEKIRRALEQKGLTLIPTRLYQKGRYFKVELAVARGKKLHDKRRADADKAVRRELREY; from the coding sequence ATGCCCCGCGTGTATGTCAACCGCCGCGCAGGCTACGAGTACGAACTGCTGGACCGTTACGAGGCGGGCGTGTCGCTGACCGGCAGCGAGGTCAAGAGCATCCGGGTCGGAGGGGTGGACTTCCGGGACGCCTTTGCTCGGCTGAGTGGCACGGGCATTGACCTGGAAGGTCTGTATATTCCGACCTACAAGGAAGCGACCTACAACAACCATGAACCACGCCGCCCGCGCAGGTTACTGCTGCACCGCATGGAAATCGAAAAGATTCGCCGTGCGCTGGAGCAAAAGGGTTTGACCCTGATCCCGACCCGGCTGTACCAAAAAGGGCGGTATTTCAAAGTGGAGCTGGCGGTGGCACGCGGCAAGAAACTGCATGACAAGCGCCGCGCCGACGCCGATAAGGCTGTGCGCCGCGAACTGAGGGAGTACTGA
- the rlmN gene encoding 23S rRNA (adenine(2503)-C(2))-methyltransferase RlmN — MTAAHLPLLLDLHPDDYPLPGFRRRQLLEWVFVHGVGDYAQMHTLPAELRAELAAGWQLNPFKDIETFRSDDGSVKYLFTLPDGRQMEAVYMPYLDRKTICVSTMVGCPARCAFCATGAMGFGRNLTPGEIVGQVLAVAGGEGIAPREIRNLVFMGMGEAMLNYDNTMLAARILLHPDALGMSKRRVTLSTVGIAKGIRRLAEEDDLGIKLAISLHAPDEETRQQIIPTGSANSIDEIMAAARDYQAVTGRRITMEYTMLRGINDHLWQAELLAERLRGMVSHVNLIPMNPWEGSNFISSTEEKIQAFYDTLEGLGVDVSVRRSRGKDAGAACGQLALKRPGAASGHAGA, encoded by the coding sequence ATGACTGCTGCCCACCTTCCCCTGCTGCTGGACCTGCACCCCGACGACTACCCCTTGCCGGGTTTCCGGCGGCGGCAGTTGTTGGAATGGGTCTTTGTGCATGGTGTAGGTGATTACGCGCAGATGCATACCCTCCCGGCGGAGCTACGCGCCGAGCTGGCGGCAGGCTGGCAGCTGAACCCATTTAAAGACATCGAAACCTTCCGCAGCGACGACGGCAGCGTCAAGTATCTCTTTACTCTGCCCGATGGCCGCCAGATGGAAGCGGTCTATATGCCCTACCTGGACCGCAAAACCATCTGTGTCTCTACGATGGTGGGCTGCCCGGCCCGCTGCGCCTTTTGTGCGACAGGCGCGATGGGCTTTGGGCGCAACCTGACCCCCGGCGAAATCGTAGGGCAAGTGCTGGCCGTCGCGGGCGGCGAAGGGATCGCGCCGCGTGAGATCCGCAATCTGGTGTTTATGGGCATGGGCGAGGCGATGCTGAACTACGACAACACCATGTTGGCAGCCCGCATTCTGCTGCACCCGGACGCCCTGGGCATGAGCAAACGCCGCGTCACCCTCAGCACCGTCGGGATCGCCAAAGGTATTCGCCGACTGGCCGAAGAGGACGATCTGGGAATCAAGCTGGCGATCAGCCTGCACGCCCCCGACGAGGAAACCCGCCAGCAGATTATTCCGACTGGCAGCGCCAACTCGATTGACGAGATCATGGCTGCCGCCCGTGACTATCAGGCGGTGACAGGGCGGCGCATCACCATGGAATACACCATGCTGCGCGGCATCAACGATCATCTGTGGCAGGCTGAATTGCTGGCCGAACGGCTGCGCGGCATGGTCAGCCACGTCAACCTGATTCCGATGAATCCCTGGGAAGGCAGCAATTTCATCAGCAGCACTGAGGAGAAGATTCAGGCGTTTTACGATACCCTGGAGGGACTGGGGGTAGACGTCAGCGTACGGCGCTCACGCGGCAAGGACGCCGGGGCGGCCTGCGGACAGCTGGCGCTCAAACGGCCTGGTGCGGCCAGTGGTCACGCCGGGGCCTGA
- a CDS encoding ABC transporter permease: MSASVLTSSPAPATVPPTRRLAWLLARAHLKKRRTQNGLTVAGIAVGVAVLIAALSLTNGFTGALISATLQASPHLSVQPYTPSGQNKAAEQQLRQMDEVAAFTPFVADKALLTRPADEFREAGTDFSTLFGVGSEAADVLELRPEEGELLRSLEGGEILLGAALARNIGAYPGESINLLNSAQQRREMTVKGVFHTGNYLIDSGYAFTNLATLQELQGTGNISGYQIRLHDPEAAPAVGAALASRLPYAATPWQSLYGTLLDQLNLQKQVIGFVVFLIVIVAAFGIANVMTLAVFEKTQEIAILRAIGATQGIITQTFLLEGLILGLSGLVLGNLLGLAVAGYFTWRPFQIPGDLYFITTLPVEVRLSDLLWVNAVGLLTTLLAALIPARRAAAIEPARIIR; this comes from the coding sequence GTGAGTGCTTCTGTTCTAACCTCTTCTCCTGCGCCAGCGACCGTGCCGCCTACTCGCCGCCTCGCCTGGCTCCTGGCCCGCGCCCACCTCAAGAAACGCCGGACCCAGAATGGACTGACCGTGGCCGGAATCGCCGTGGGCGTGGCCGTTCTGATCGCCGCCCTGAGCCTGACCAACGGCTTTACAGGTGCCCTGATCAGCGCCACTTTGCAGGCCAGTCCGCACCTTAGCGTGCAGCCCTATACCCCCAGCGGCCAGAACAAAGCCGCCGAGCAGCAGTTGCGCCAGATGGATGAGGTGGCGGCCTTTACGCCTTTTGTGGCAGACAAGGCGCTGCTGACCCGCCCCGCCGATGAGTTCCGGGAAGCAGGCACAGACTTCAGTACCCTGTTTGGGGTCGGCTCCGAGGCGGCAGACGTCCTGGAACTGCGCCCCGAAGAAGGCGAGTTGCTGCGCTCATTGGAGGGCGGAGAAATCCTGTTAGGAGCCGCCCTGGCCCGCAACATCGGCGCGTATCCGGGCGAGAGCATCAATCTGCTGAACAGTGCCCAGCAGCGCCGTGAGATGACGGTTAAGGGCGTGTTCCACACCGGCAACTACCTGATTGATTCCGGCTACGCTTTTACCAACCTGGCGACCTTGCAGGAGTTGCAGGGCACGGGCAACATCAGCGGGTATCAGATCCGGCTGCACGACCCCGAAGCTGCGCCCGCCGTAGGCGCAGCCCTCGCCAGCCGATTGCCCTATGCCGCCACACCCTGGCAGTCGCTCTACGGAACCTTGCTGGATCAGCTCAACCTCCAGAAGCAGGTCATCGGCTTCGTGGTGTTCCTGATCGTGATCGTGGCGGCGTTCGGCATCGCCAACGTGATGACCTTGGCCGTCTTCGAAAAGACCCAGGAAATCGCCATTCTGCGGGCCATCGGGGCCACCCAGGGCATCATCACACAGACCTTTTTGCTGGAAGGCCTGATCCTGGGCCTCAGCGGCCTGGTGCTGGGGAATCTGCTGGGACTGGCGGTGGCAGGTTATTTCACGTGGCGGCCCTTTCAGATTCCGGGTGACCTCTATTTCATCACTACCCTGCCGGTTGAGGTGCGCCTCAGCGACCTGCTGTGGGTCAACGCCGTGGGCCTGCTCACCACACTGTTGGCGGCACTGATTCCGGCGCGCCGAGCCGCCGCCATTGAACCAGCGCGCATCATTCGCTAG
- a CDS encoding GerMN domain-containing protein, with translation MKHLFSIFNVVAALLLAGAVYAVGWAGRAPERPESPTYVLSERLPVEAKVYYLNPSTRKLQAEARNVPVVQGDQNPQGIAAAALSMWSQGPAEGTLRPLVPADVPAPNVWLRSDNYFVSLPEAYRSLGYSVSAEHLMLCSITLTLLENDGLDVTFLVEGKNVSTIGHMDLRQPLTRQDCLDL, from the coding sequence ATGAAGCATCTCTTTTCTATTTTCAATGTGGTGGCGGCCTTGCTGCTGGCCGGAGCGGTCTACGCCGTGGGCTGGGCAGGGCGGGCACCTGAGCGCCCAGAAAGCCCCACCTATGTGCTGTCTGAGCGTCTGCCGGTGGAGGCCAAGGTGTATTACCTGAACCCCAGCACCCGCAAGTTGCAGGCTGAAGCCCGCAATGTTCCGGTGGTCCAGGGCGATCAGAACCCCCAAGGCATTGCCGCGGCAGCCCTGAGCATGTGGAGCCAGGGACCCGCCGAAGGTACGCTGAGGCCGCTGGTACCCGCCGATGTCCCGGCTCCCAACGTGTGGCTGCGGAGCGACAATTATTTTGTGTCGTTGCCCGAAGCCTACCGTTCACTGGGCTATTCGGTTAGTGCCGAGCACCTAATGCTCTGTTCCATCACCCTGACCCTGCTCGAAAATGATGGCCTGGACGTGACCTTTCTGGTTGAGGGAAAGAACGTGAGCACCATTGGCCACATGGACCTGCGCCAGCCACTGACGCGTCAGGACTGCCTCGACTTGTAA